One Chryseobacterium indoltheticum DNA segment encodes these proteins:
- a CDS encoding ATP-dependent helicase → MDYLKGLNESQYEAVTTLQGPLMVLAGAGSGKTRVLTMRIAHLITNGVDPFNILALTFTNKAAKEMKERIAKVVGQSNARSLWMGTFHSVFARILRSEAHYLGYPSNFTIYDQQDALNVIRKVLKDMNIDADLYKPKKVQARISNYKNNLITVKAYYNNPELMEADEKANMKFIGKIYEKYVEACFKNGSMDFDDLLLKTNELLTRFPEVLAKYQDRFRYILVDEYQDTNHSQYLIVKALASKFENICVVGDDAQSIYSFRGANIYNILNFKKDYPDAVTVSLEQNYRSTQNIVNAANVVIAKNLQQFKKNVFSENEVGEKIKVYRSLSDADEANFVAGNIWELSNREQKKFSDFAILYRTNSQTRAFEDSLRRKNIPYKVYGGLSFYQRKEVKDLIGYLRLLVNENDSEALMRVINYPTRGIGETTQNKLIVFADSQNLPVSKVLDNLGIYAPQLKFNNGVLTKLSDFWSMIKAFQVLLKTETAYSVAMEVAKRSGLIKFLKDDQTPEGISRVENVQELMNSMQGFIEEQQQIEDGDPSLPNFLENIALSADTQRKDDDEDMVSLMTIHLSKGLEFPVVHLVGLEENLFPSFMSSATREDLEEERRLFYVALTRAEKQAFFSYAVSRFQWGKITDAEPSRFLSEVDEEYIEFLNPAIEKRFINNAGITSNIFDEHPSEMRSFKKVEKKTISKTENDKPIAEPRKLKPVSTAKIINPSGASSQDIEVGDKVRHDRFGIGEVKFLDGTDPQNIKAKVVFLHEGEKNLILKYAKLTKI, encoded by the coding sequence ATGGATTATCTGAAAGGACTCAACGAATCACAATATGAAGCTGTTACCACTTTACAAGGACCTTTGATGGTGCTTGCAGGAGCCGGTTCCGGAAAAACGCGTGTACTTACAATGCGTATTGCGCATTTGATTACCAATGGCGTGGATCCTTTCAATATTCTGGCATTAACCTTTACCAATAAAGCGGCAAAGGAAATGAAGGAACGTATCGCCAAAGTGGTTGGGCAAAGCAATGCACGAAGCCTTTGGATGGGAACTTTTCACTCAGTTTTTGCAAGAATTCTACGAAGTGAGGCGCATTATTTGGGTTATCCGTCCAATTTTACGATTTACGATCAGCAGGATGCTTTGAATGTCATCAGAAAAGTGTTGAAAGACATGAATATTGATGCCGATTTATACAAACCTAAAAAAGTTCAGGCGAGAATTTCCAATTACAAAAATAACCTGATTACCGTAAAAGCATATTACAACAATCCTGAATTAATGGAGGCTGACGAAAAAGCCAACATGAAATTTATCGGGAAGATTTATGAAAAATACGTAGAAGCCTGTTTCAAAAATGGCTCAATGGACTTTGATGATTTATTATTGAAAACCAATGAACTTTTAACAAGGTTTCCGGAGGTTTTAGCAAAATATCAGGATAGATTCAGATATATTCTTGTGGATGAGTACCAGGATACGAATCATTCTCAGTATTTGATTGTAAAAGCTTTAGCATCAAAGTTTGAGAATATTTGTGTGGTTGGAGATGATGCGCAGTCAATTTACTCTTTCCGTGGTGCCAATATTTATAATATTTTAAATTTCAAAAAAGATTATCCGGATGCCGTGACGGTTTCTTTGGAGCAAAATTACCGTTCGACACAAAATATCGTCAATGCGGCGAATGTGGTGATTGCTAAAAATTTGCAGCAGTTTAAGAAAAATGTCTTCAGTGAAAATGAAGTCGGTGAAAAAATCAAGGTTTACCGCTCGCTTTCTGATGCAGATGAAGCCAATTTCGTCGCCGGAAATATTTGGGAACTGAGCAATCGAGAACAGAAAAAATTCAGCGATTTTGCAATTTTATACCGTACAAACTCTCAGACACGAGCTTTTGAAGACTCTTTGAGACGAAAAAATATTCCGTATAAAGTATATGGAGGTTTGTCTTTCTACCAAAGGAAAGAGGTGAAAGATTTGATCGGTTACCTCCGTCTTTTAGTCAATGAAAATGATTCTGAAGCTTTAATGAGAGTAATCAACTATCCGACAAGAGGAATTGGTGAGACGACTCAAAATAAATTAATTGTTTTTGCGGATTCGCAAAATCTTCCGGTGTCTAAAGTTTTAGACAATCTGGGAATATATGCGCCACAATTGAAATTCAACAATGGCGTTTTAACAAAACTGAGCGATTTCTGGTCAATGATCAAAGCATTTCAGGTTTTGCTTAAAACTGAAACCGCATACAGCGTTGCAATGGAAGTGGCAAAACGAAGCGGTTTGATTAAGTTTTTAAAAGATGATCAAACTCCTGAAGGAATTTCACGTGTAGAGAACGTTCAGGAATTGATGAACTCTATGCAGGGTTTCATTGAAGAGCAACAACAAATTGAAGACGGAGATCCAAGCTTACCAAATTTCCTTGAAAACATTGCACTTTCTGCCGATACCCAGCGAAAAGATGACGATGAAGATATGGTTTCGCTGATGACGATTCACCTTTCAAAAGGTCTTGAATTTCCGGTAGTCCATTTGGTTGGATTAGAGGAAAATCTATTCCCAAGTTTTATGAGTTCGGCAACCCGTGAAGATTTGGAAGAAGAAAGACGTTTATTTTACGTTGCCTTGACAAGAGCTGAAAAACAGGCATTTTTCTCATATGCCGTTTCCCGTTTTCAATGGGGAAAAATTACCGATGCCGAGCCGTCAAGGTTTTTGAGTGAAGTAGATGAAGAATATATTGAATTTTTGAATCCTGCGATCGAAAAGAGATTCATCAACAATGCAGGCATCACTTCAAATATTTTTGATGAGCATCCTTCAGAAATGAGAAGCTTTAAAAAAGTTGAAAAGAAAACAATATCTAAGACTGAAAATGATAAGCCGATTGCTGAGCCGAGAAAATTGAAACCGGTAAGTACTGCAAAAATTATCAATCCAAGCGGAGCTTCTTCGCAGGATATTGAAGTGGGTGACAAAGTGAGACACGACCGTTTCGGAATAGGTGAAGTAAAATTCCTGGATGGAACTGATCCTCAGAATATCAAAGCAAAAGTTGTTTTCTTACACGAAGGAGAAAAGAATTTGATCTTGAAATATGCTAAGCTGACTAAGATTTAA
- a CDS encoding glycosyltransferase family 2 protein, with amino-acid sequence MNKKLSIIIVNYNVTQLLRNCLLSIQKYCEGIDYEVIVIDNKSTDSSWGDLIPEFPEVHFIASEKNEGFSKANNRAIETAAGEYLLILNPDTELEGFYLNEILNFADSKTNFGCLGVRMHDANGNFLPESKRSVPDMINSFEKLFTNFKKKNSKSYYRNDVDEYGVAEVEVITGAFFLVKKEVYEKVGGLDERYFMYGEDIDLCYTLLNNNYKNYYYGKASILHHKGESTVKDELYLERFYGAMQIFIDKYYKVNKPLQYSFMKAGLRLRHKIEKIKLK; translated from the coding sequence ATGAATAAGAAACTTTCAATCATTATCGTTAATTATAATGTGACTCAGCTTCTGAGAAACTGCCTTCTTTCTATTCAAAAATATTGTGAAGGAATCGATTACGAGGTTATTGTGATTGATAATAAGTCTACTGATAGTTCTTGGGGTGACCTGATTCCCGAATTTCCGGAAGTACATTTTATTGCTTCTGAAAAGAACGAAGGTTTTTCCAAAGCTAATAACAGAGCAATAGAAACGGCAGCAGGAGAATATCTGTTGATTTTAAATCCGGATACAGAACTGGAAGGTTTTTATTTAAACGAAATTTTAAATTTTGCTGATTCTAAAACCAATTTCGGATGTCTGGGCGTGAGAATGCATGATGCAAACGGAAATTTCCTTCCGGAAAGTAAACGTTCGGTTCCTGATATGATCAATTCTTTCGAAAAATTATTTACCAATTTCAAAAAGAAAAATTCAAAATCATATTATCGAAATGATGTAGATGAATATGGTGTTGCAGAAGTAGAAGTTATCACCGGAGCATTTTTCCTGGTAAAAAAAGAGGTTTACGAGAAAGTTGGTGGTCTTGACGAAAGATATTTTATGTACGGTGAAGATATTGATCTGTGCTATACTTTATTGAATAACAATTATAAAAACTATTATTACGGAAAAGCATCTATCCTTCATCATAAAGGTGAAAGTACGGTGAAAGATGAGTTGTATCTTGAGCGATTTTACGGAGCGATGCAGATTTTTATTGATAAATATTATAAAGTGAATAAACCTCTGCAATATTCATTTATGAAAGCCGGTCTAAGGCTAAGGCACAAAATAGAAAAAATAAAACTCAAATAA
- the secG gene encoding preprotein translocase subunit SecG, whose amino-acid sequence MDTIFTLLMILIMIASVLLVIVVMAQNPKGGGLSSTFGGASPAQFGVQRTNDFMEKSTWTLGAVIIVLILISVVVTGKPKQAAPTIPQAPTKSEAPVEKAPASQSTAPVSVPANK is encoded by the coding sequence ATGGATACTATATTTACACTATTAATGATTCTTATTATGATTGCCAGCGTTTTATTGGTAATCGTTGTTATGGCTCAAAACCCAAAAGGTGGCGGTCTTTCTAGTACATTCGGAGGTGCATCTCCTGCACAGTTTGGAGTACAGAGAACGAATGACTTTATGGAAAAGTCAACCTGGACTTTAGGAGCGGTAATCATCGTTCTTATTTTGATAAGCGTTGTTGTTACAGGGAAACCTAAACAAGCAGCACCGACTATTCCACAAGCTCCAACTAAATCTGAAGCTCCTGTAGAGAAAGCTCCGGCTTCTCAATCTACGGCTCCGGTAAGTGTTCCGGCAAATAAATAA
- a CDS encoding M16 family metallopeptidase: MKKQFTYIAVAFLFSGMLSAQKIDINAMPKPGPTPAINIAKPKTFQLKNGMTVMVVENNKLPRVNVSLSMDRQPYFEGDVAGVSEIMADQLGNGTTTLSKDAFNKKIDFLGANLNFSSAGASSNSLSKYFPEVLGLMADAIINPKFSADEIQKSKDRAVEGLKSSEKSADAIASRVSNALAYGKNTSRGEFETEESIKKIQLADVQNVYKKYYAPDNAYLVIVGDVKYDQVKPMVEKAFSNWKKANTKFAALEPASNVAKTEINVVDVPSAVQSVVSVGNLNTLKMKDPSYFPATIANYILGGGGEARLFMNLREKNGFTYGAYSDMSASKYSPSFSAEASVRNEVTDKAVKEFLNEINAISTVKADELENAKAKLKGSFIMALEQPATIARFAVNQKVQDLPDDFYTNYLKSIDKVTSADVSNAVKTTILPNQSRIFIAGKASDISEGLEKLGYPVKYYDAYANPVAKPTAQKVDPSVTVASVVDKYINAIGGKANLSKVNSYTMTGSMSMQGQNIDIKTTKAQGGKEIQIVSMGAMTLQKQVFDGKTGYSEQGGQKVQMTKEQIADNLKTTELFEELGFSKSGDYKLTGIEKINGEDSYAIKSGDKAYYYSVKTGLKTGETETVSTQGQTFTVPTTFADYKDVAGVKMPYTITVNQMGAEMVMKVKSYEVNQAKDSDFK, encoded by the coding sequence ATGAAAAAACAATTTACCTATATAGCCGTAGCATTTTTATTTTCAGGAATGCTTTCTGCACAAAAAATTGATATCAATGCAATGCCAAAGCCGGGACCAACTCCTGCAATCAACATTGCGAAACCAAAAACTTTTCAGCTTAAAAACGGAATGACCGTAATGGTGGTTGAAAACAACAAATTGCCAAGAGTAAATGTAAGTCTTTCTATGGACAGACAACCTTACTTCGAAGGTGATGTAGCTGGAGTAAGCGAGATCATGGCAGATCAGCTTGGTAACGGAACAACTACTTTAAGCAAAGATGCATTCAATAAAAAAATTGATTTCTTAGGAGCTAACTTAAACTTCTCTTCTGCAGGAGCTTCTTCAAACTCTCTTTCAAAATACTTCCCTGAAGTTTTAGGTTTAATGGCTGATGCAATCATCAATCCTAAATTTTCTGCTGACGAAATTCAAAAGTCTAAAGACAGAGCTGTTGAAGGTCTGAAATCTTCAGAAAAAAGCGCAGATGCAATCGCTTCAAGAGTTTCAAACGCATTAGCGTACGGAAAAAACACTTCAAGAGGTGAATTTGAAACTGAAGAATCGATCAAAAAAATTCAGTTAGCTGACGTTCAGAATGTTTATAAAAAATATTACGCTCCAGACAATGCATATCTTGTAATTGTAGGGGATGTAAAATATGATCAGGTGAAACCAATGGTTGAAAAAGCTTTCAGCAACTGGAAAAAAGCCAATACAAAATTCGCTGCATTAGAACCAGCTTCTAATGTTGCAAAAACCGAGATCAATGTAGTAGACGTTCCTTCTGCAGTACAATCTGTAGTGTCTGTAGGAAACCTAAACACATTGAAAATGAAAGATCCTAGTTACTTCCCTGCAACAATCGCCAACTATATTCTTGGTGGTGGTGGAGAAGCCAGACTTTTCATGAATCTTCGTGAGAAAAACGGATTTACATACGGAGCTTATTCCGATATGAGCGCAAGCAAATACTCACCTTCTTTCTCTGCAGAAGCAAGTGTAAGAAATGAGGTAACTGATAAAGCTGTAAAAGAGTTTTTAAATGAAATTAATGCAATCTCTACGGTAAAAGCTGACGAACTTGAAAATGCTAAAGCTAAATTGAAAGGAAGCTTTATTATGGCATTAGAGCAACCTGCAACCATTGCAAGATTTGCTGTAAACCAAAAAGTTCAGGATCTTCCGGATGATTTCTACACCAATTATTTAAAGTCTATTGATAAAGTAACATCAGCTGATGTTTCTAATGCAGTAAAAACAACTATTTTACCCAACCAAAGCAGAATTTTCATTGCTGGTAAAGCATCTGATATTTCTGAAGGATTAGAAAAATTAGGTTACCCTGTAAAATATTATGATGCGTATGCAAATCCTGTTGCTAAACCGACAGCACAAAAAGTTGACCCAAGTGTAACTGTAGCTTCTGTTGTTGATAAGTACATTAATGCAATTGGTGGAAAAGCTAATTTGTCGAAAGTGAATTCTTACACAATGACTGGTTCAATGTCTATGCAAGGACAAAACATCGATATAAAAACAACAAAAGCTCAAGGAGGAAAAGAAATACAAATCGTTTCTATGGGGGCAATGACTCTTCAGAAACAGGTTTTTGATGGTAAAACAGGATACTCGGAGCAAGGTGGACAAAAAGTTCAGATGACTAAGGAACAAATTGCTGATAACCTGAAAACCACAGAGCTTTTCGAAGAATTAGGTTTTTCTAAATCTGGAGATTACAAGTTGACAGGAATTGAAAAAATCAACGGTGAAGATTCTTATGCAATCAAATCTGGTGATAAGGCATATTATTATAGCGTAAAAACTGGTCTTAAAACTGGTGAAACTGAAACTGTATCAACGCAGGGACAAACATTTACAGTTCCTACAACTTTTGCAGATTACAAGGACGTTGCTGGTGTGAAAATGCCTTATACGATTACAGTTAATCAAATGGGTGCGGAAATGGTGATGAAAGTAAAATCATACGAAGTAAACCAGGCTAAAGATTCTGACTTCAAATAA
- a CDS encoding aminoacyl-histidine dipeptidase: MELSNIEPQIIWKNFSKLNAVPRPSKKEEKVIAFIKEFGENLGLETTVDEVGNVIIKKPATPGMENRKSIVMQSHLDMVCQKNNDVNFDFETQGIQMEVDGDWVKAKGTTLGADNGLGVATIMSVLESSDIPHPDLEALFTIDEETGMTGALGLKPGQLTGQILLNLDTEEDDEIDIGCAGGIDVTVTQNYPTEASNGQIVRIEVKGLQGGHSGMDIHKGFGNANIIMGRILYKALENQNVQLISIDGGSLRNAIPRESVALISVRNAGEFIENVTNGIKKEILEEFASVEAHLQINIENSTSSDKALSVDDSKKIILVLKSLHNGVYRMSSDVQDLVESSNNIARVELKEGGLKILNLSRSSVDSSKDSVAEQLKSVSELAGMNVEFSGSYPGWKPKPGSEIVQVLEKIYTEKFAEKPHVVACHAGLECGIIGANYPEMEMVSYGPTIRGAHSPDEKANISSTQKFWSFTKDILANIPLK; the protein is encoded by the coding sequence ATGGAACTATCCAATATAGAACCGCAAATTATCTGGAAGAATTTTTCCAAATTAAATGCAGTTCCGAGACCGTCGAAAAAAGAAGAAAAAGTAATCGCTTTCATCAAAGAATTTGGTGAAAATTTAGGACTGGAAACCACTGTAGATGAAGTAGGAAATGTGATTATTAAAAAACCGGCTACTCCGGGAATGGAAAACCGTAAATCAATCGTTATGCAGTCGCATTTGGATATGGTTTGCCAGAAAAACAACGACGTGAATTTTGATTTTGAAACTCAAGGGATTCAGATGGAAGTCGACGGAGACTGGGTAAAAGCAAAAGGTACAACTTTAGGTGCAGATAACGGTTTAGGCGTTGCAACCATTATGTCGGTTCTTGAAAGTTCAGACATTCCACATCCGGATTTGGAGGCTCTTTTCACTATTGATGAAGAAACCGGAATGACCGGAGCTTTAGGTTTAAAACCCGGACAATTGACCGGACAAATCCTTTTAAATTTAGACACAGAAGAAGATGACGAAATCGACATCGGATGTGCAGGTGGAATTGATGTTACGGTAACCCAAAACTATCCAACAGAAGCTTCTAACGGACAAATCGTGAGAATCGAAGTAAAAGGTTTGCAAGGCGGTCACTCAGGAATGGATATTCATAAAGGTTTTGGAAATGCCAATATCATCATGGGAAGAATTCTTTACAAAGCTTTGGAAAATCAAAACGTTCAATTGATCTCTATTGACGGTGGAAGTTTGAGAAATGCAATACCAAGAGAATCTGTAGCTTTAATTTCTGTGCGAAATGCTGGTGAATTTATTGAAAACGTAACCAACGGAATCAAAAAAGAAATTTTAGAAGAATTTGCATCTGTTGAAGCTCATCTTCAAATTAATATTGAAAACTCTACAAGTTCTGATAAAGCACTTTCTGTGGATGATTCAAAGAAGATTATTTTAGTCTTAAAATCTCTTCACAACGGCGTTTACAGAATGAGCTCGGATGTACAGGATTTGGTAGAGTCGTCAAACAACATTGCAAGAGTAGAATTAAAAGAAGGTGGTTTGAAAATATTGAATCTTTCAAGATCATCGGTAGATTCGTCTAAAGATTCTGTTGCAGAACAATTAAAATCGGTATCAGAATTAGCCGGAATGAACGTTGAATTCAGCGGTTCTTATCCGGGATGGAAACCAAAACCAGGTTCTGAAATTGTACAAGTTTTAGAAAAAATATACACCGAAAAATTTGCAGAAAAACCACACGTTGTTGCTTGTCATGCAGGTTTGGAATGCGGAATTATCGGTGCAAATTATCCTGAAATGGAAATGGTAAGTTACGGACCAACCATTAGAGGAGCTCACTCTCCGGATGAGAAGGCAAATATCTCTTCAACCCAGAAATTCTGGAGTTTCACGAAAGATATTTTAGCAAACATTCCGTTAAAATAA
- a CDS encoding alpha/beta hydrolase: MKKLLIFLFITITSISIFSQEYQTISNVHYYDEKTNKSDVYINERCVLDVYVPKNIKNFSTVIWFHGGGITGGEKHIPEELKNKGIAIIAVNYRLSPKVNAPKYIEDAAAATAWVFNNIKKSGGSEDLIFISGHSAGGYLASMVGLDKSYLHKYKIDANQLAGIIPFSGQMISHFTTRKEKGIDELDARIDDMAPLHFIRTDAPPLLLITGDREKELLGRYEENAYMWRMMKLKGHKETTLYELDGFDHGGMAHPAFPLLLNEINRIEKLKNVQ, from the coding sequence ATGAAAAAACTTCTTATATTTTTATTCATAACAATCACTTCAATATCAATATTTTCTCAGGAATATCAAACCATTTCCAATGTTCATTATTACGATGAGAAAACAAATAAATCTGATGTTTATATTAACGAAAGATGTGTTTTGGATGTGTATGTTCCAAAAAATATAAAGAATTTTTCAACAGTCATTTGGTTTCATGGTGGCGGAATAACGGGTGGAGAAAAACATATTCCCGAAGAACTAAAAAATAAAGGAATTGCGATCATCGCTGTCAACTACAGACTGTCACCTAAAGTAAATGCTCCAAAATATATCGAAGACGCAGCGGCGGCAACAGCCTGGGTTTTTAATAATATCAAAAAATCTGGCGGAAGTGAGGATTTAATTTTCATCTCCGGACATTCGGCGGGTGGTTATCTCGCTTCGATGGTAGGTTTAGATAAATCTTATTTACATAAATATAAAATAGACGCCAATCAATTGGCCGGAATTATTCCTTTCAGTGGACAGATGATCAGTCATTTTACCACCAGAAAAGAAAAAGGAATTGATGAACTTGATGCACGAATTGATGATATGGCACCGCTCCACTTCATCCGCACAGACGCACCGCCATTGCTTTTAATAACTGGTGATCGTGAAAAAGAACTATTAGGGAGATACGAAGAAAATGCTTACATGTGGCGAATGATGAAACTGAAAGGGCATAAAGAAACCACACTGTACGAACTTGATGGCTTCGATCATGGCGGAATGGCTCATCCTGCTTTTCCATTGCTTTTAAATGAAATTAACAGGATTGAGAAACTTAAGAATGTACAGTAA
- the recR gene encoding recombination mediator RecR yields MDYPSKVLAKAVEEISGLPGIGKKTALRLALHLLKQPNSRATSLGTSIINLVNEIKYCKECHNFSDFEICEICSNDKRSNELICIVEDVRDVIAIENTGKYRGKYLILGGKISPMEGVGPHQLNIPSIEKKLQQGLAKEFIFALSATMEGDTTAYYIYKKFKNSGVQFSSIARGISVGDELEYADEISLGRSITNRLPYNEKD; encoded by the coding sequence ATGGATTACCCAAGTAAAGTATTGGCAAAAGCAGTTGAAGAGATTTCCGGGCTTCCGGGTATTGGGAAGAAAACTGCTTTGCGTCTTGCGCTTCATTTACTAAAACAGCCCAATTCCAGAGCGACAAGTTTGGGGACTTCAATTATCAATCTGGTCAATGAAATTAAATATTGCAAAGAATGCCACAATTTTTCAGATTTTGAGATTTGTGAAATTTGCAGTAATGATAAACGCAGTAATGAGCTGATTTGTATTGTGGAAGATGTACGTGACGTGATTGCTATCGAAAATACCGGAAAATACAGAGGGAAATACCTTATTTTGGGCGGAAAGATTTCTCCGATGGAAGGGGTTGGTCCTCACCAATTAAATATTCCTAGTATTGAAAAGAAGTTGCAGCAAGGTTTGGCAAAAGAATTTATCTTTGCTTTAAGCGCAACAATGGAAGGCGATACTACAGCGTATTATATTTACAAAAAATTCAAGAACTCGGGGGTTCAGTTTTCAAGTATTGCAAGAGGGATTTCCGTAGGTGATGAATTGGAGTACGCAGATGAAATATCTTTGGGTAGGTCGATCACCAACAGGCTTCCATATAACGAAAAGGATTAA
- a CDS encoding M16 family metallopeptidase — MKKRLLSVAAAAFFGAMLNAQQIKFEEYDLPNGLHVILHQDNSAPVVTTGVMYHVGAKDEVVGRTGFAHFFEHLLFEGTPNIKRGEWFKIVSSNGGQNNANTTNDRTYYYETFPSNNEQLGLWMESERLRHAEINQIGVDTQREVVKEEKRMRMDNQPYGNLFTNVQKNLFTKHPYTWSTIGSMDDLNSAKLDEFKAFYKKYYVPNNATLVVAGDIKPEQTKKWIKEYYGAIPKGTVYPKNFPKDEPITKEKEVTAYDPNIQLPAYVFAYRTPGNKEKDAYVLDMLSSYLSNGKSSVLYKKLVDQEKKALQVAAFNQGLEDYGIFAFFAIPMGATTKQTLQSDIDAEIKKLQTTLISDEDYQKLQNQYENQFVNANSSIQGIAASLATNHVLMGDTNLINKEIDIYKSITKQDLQNAAKKYLNSNQRVVLNYLPEKK; from the coding sequence ATGAAAAAACGACTTCTTAGTGTTGCAGCAGCTGCCTTTTTTGGAGCAATGCTGAATGCACAACAAATCAAGTTTGAAGAGTATGATTTACCAAATGGTTTACACGTAATCTTACATCAGGATAATTCTGCACCGGTGGTAACAACAGGTGTAATGTATCATGTGGGAGCAAAAGATGAAGTAGTTGGAAGAACAGGTTTTGCCCATTTTTTTGAGCACCTTTTATTTGAAGGTACACCAAATATCAAAAGAGGAGAATGGTTTAAAATAGTTTCTTCAAATGGTGGACAAAATAACGCAAACACAACGAACGACAGAACATATTACTACGAAACTTTCCCTTCAAACAATGAGCAATTAGGTCTTTGGATGGAGTCTGAAAGACTTCGTCATGCAGAGATCAACCAGATAGGTGTAGATACCCAGAGAGAAGTTGTAAAAGAAGAAAAGAGAATGAGAATGGATAACCAGCCTTATGGAAATCTTTTCACAAACGTACAGAAAAATCTTTTCACCAAACATCCATATACATGGTCTACAATTGGATCTATGGATGATTTGAATTCTGCAAAATTGGATGAATTCAAGGCGTTTTACAAAAAATATTACGTTCCAAACAACGCAACTTTAGTTGTAGCTGGTGATATCAAGCCTGAGCAGACCAAAAAATGGATTAAAGAATATTACGGAGCTATTCCTAAAGGAACCGTATATCCTAAAAACTTCCCGAAAGATGAGCCTATCACAAAAGAAAAAGAAGTAACGGCATACGACCCAAACATCCAGCTTCCTGCTTATGTTTTTGCATATAGAACGCCGGGTAACAAAGAAAAAGATGCTTATGTTTTAGATATGCTTTCATCTTATTTAAGCAACGGTAAGTCTTCAGTTTTATACAAAAAATTGGTAGATCAGGAGAAAAAAGCACTTCAGGTAGCAGCTTTCAACCAAGGTCTTGAAGATTACGGTATTTTCGCATTCTTTGCAATCCCGATGGGAGCAACTACGAAGCAGACTTTACAGTCAGACATTGATGCCGAAATCAAAAAACTTCAGACTACTTTAATTTCTGATGAAGATTATCAAAAACTTCAGAATCAGTATGAAAATCAGTTTGTAAATGCTAACTCAAGCATTCAGGGGATTGCAGCTTCTTTAGCTACAAACCACGTATTGATGGGAGATACTAACCTGATTAATAAAGAAATCGACATTTACAAATCGATTACTAAGCAGGACTTACAGAATGCGGCTAAAAAGTATTTGAATTCTAACCAAAGAGTTGTCCTTAATTACTTACCTGAGAAAAAGTAA
- a CDS encoding LURP-one-related/scramblase family protein has product MVLNNLNYPLDFKFKITTLASDFNITDRQGNYVAYVRQKMFKLKEDVIVFNDESKTKELFRIQANQWIDFNASYSIKDTIGKNFGRLARKGMRSIWKSSYNVLDEADQQKFTITEDNAWVKFFDGMVGEIPIIGMFTGYFLNPSYTVKGIDGKEYFKLKKMPSMFGRRFQLDRLIDIDDEDESLVVLSLLMMVLLERARG; this is encoded by the coding sequence ATGGTACTTAACAATCTCAACTATCCGCTGGATTTTAAATTTAAAATCACAACGCTTGCCAGCGATTTCAACATTACAGACAGACAAGGAAATTATGTAGCTTACGTTCGTCAGAAGATGTTTAAACTAAAAGAAGATGTTATCGTTTTCAATGACGAAAGCAAAACCAAAGAACTTTTCAGAATTCAGGCGAACCAATGGATTGATTTTAATGCATCTTATTCTATTAAAGATACGATCGGAAAAAATTTCGGGAGATTGGCAAGAAAAGGAATGCGTTCTATCTGGAAATCTTCTTACAATGTTTTAGACGAGGCTGATCAGCAAAAATTTACCATCACGGAAGATAATGCTTGGGTAAAATTTTTCGACGGAATGGTTGGTGAAATCCCAATCATCGGAATGTTTACCGGATATTTCCTTAACCCGTCTTACACCGTAAAAGGAATCGACGGAAAAGAATATTTTAAGCTAAAAAAAATGCCTTCGATGTTTGGAAGAAGATTTCAGCTTGACAGACTGATTGATATTGATGATGAAGACGAAAGTTTAGTCGTTTTATCTCTATTAATGATGGTTTTACTTGAAAGAGCAAGAGGATAA